In one window of Solanum pennellii chromosome 2, SPENNV200 DNA:
- the LOC107010665 gene encoding triacylglycerol lipase 2-like encodes MLHRLFMIVGFVTTLIISVFASYNPAFVAENNVAAPSDMCATFVTIHGYKCHEYEVSTDDGYILSVQRIPQGRVGGSSHNRQPVLLQHGILVDGATWVMNSAEQSLAMILADSGFDVWIANTRGTRYSLRHRNLHSYNSDYWNWSWDDLVVQDLPTFVNLVYKQTGQKTHYVGHSLGTLIALASFSEGRRIDKIKSAALLSPIAYLSHMTTALGVVTARSFLGEITTIFGLAEFNPTSAPVSMFVKALCAQRGINCYDFLTALTGKNCCLNASTVDLFLKNEPQPTSTKNFVHLAQTVRDGILRKYDYGSFISNLAHYGTVKPPLYNLANIPRDLPLFLSYGGRDALSSTKDVETLLDHLKNHDVGKLHVQYVKDFAHADFILGTTAKDIVFNQIITFFSNQH; translated from the exons atgCTCCACAGACTATTCATGATTGTAGGCTTTGTGACGACATTAATAATTTCAGTGTTTGCGAGTTATAATCCAGCATTTGTTGCTGAGAATAATGTTGCAGCACCAAGTGACATGTGCGCCACCTTTGTGACTATTCATGGTTATAAATGCCACGAATATGAG GTGAGTACTGATGATGGATACATACTGAGTGTGCAAAGAATTCCTCAAGGGCGAGTAGGTGGTAGTAGCCACAACAGGCAGCCAGTTCTACTGCAACATGGAATACTGGTG GACGGAGCAACGTGGGTGATGAATTCAGCCGAACAATCACTTGCAATGATTTTAGCAGATAGTGGCTTTGATGTTTGGATTGCCAACACCAGAGGCACAAGATATAGCCTTCGTCATCGCAATCTTCATTCTTATAATTCC GACTACTGGAATTGGTCTTGGGATGATCTTGTAGTCCAGGACTTACCCACTTTCGTTAACCTTGTCTATAAACAAACTGGACAGAAAACTCACTACGTTGGTCATTCATTG GGAACTTTGATAGCTTTGGCATCATTTTCAGAAGGAAGACGAATAGACAAGATAAAATCTGCAGCTTTGCTAAGCCCAATTGCTTATTTGAGCCATATGACTACTGCACTTGGTGTTGTTACTGCTAGATCCTTTCTTGGCgag ATCACTACTATATTTGGTCTTGCAGAATTTAATCCAACAAG TGCGCCTGTGTCTATGTTTGTCAAGGCGTTGTGTGCTCAGCGTGGGATTAATTGTTATGACTTCCTCACTGCACTTACCG GGAAGAACTGTTGTCTAAATGCCTCTACGGTCGATTTATTCTTGAAGAATGAGCCTCAACCCACATCGACTAAGAACTTTGTGCATTTAGCTCAAA CTGTTAGAGATGGAATCCTTAGGAAATACGACTATGGGAGCTTTATCAGCAACTTGGCACATTATGGTACAGTTAAACCTCCACTGTATAATTTAGCAAATATTCCTCGAGACCTACCCCTGTTTCTGAGCTATGGAGGCCGAGATGCACTTTCTAGTACAAAAGATGTGGAGACATTACTGGATCACCTCAAAAACCACGACGTGGGAAAGTTACATGTTCAATATGTCAAGGATTTTGCTCATGCTGATTTCATACTAGGAACTACTGCTAAGGATATTGTCTTTAACCAGATTATAACCTTCTTTAGCAACCAACACTAA
- the LOC107009333 gene encoding mavicyanin: MVLLRKSLLISVIVMVMIQKNAMAAQHVVGGSQGWDESADFKSWASGQTFKVGDTLVFRYNPGLHSVVELEGDSSYKSCDISSTVNSMSAGNDVVKLNKPGTRYFACGTAGHCDQGMKLKIKTVTGSAPSNQADSSTPSSSSAASHCFSTAFFTFIAAISTVQMALVFLL, translated from the exons ATGGTGCTACTACGCAAATCTTTGTTGATATCTGTCATTGTGATGGTAATGATACAGAAAAATGCAATGGCCGCTCAACACGTTGTTGGTGGAAGCCAAGGATGGGATGAATCTGCTGATTTCAAATCCTGGGCTTCTGGTCAGACATTCAAAGTTGGTGATACACTAg tatttAGGTACAATCCAGGCCTTCACAGTGTTGTAGAACTTGAGGGTGATAGCTCATACAAGAGTTGTGATATAAGCAGTACAGTGAACTCGATGAGTGCGGGTAATGATGTGGTTAAACTAAACAAGCCAGGGACTAGATACTTTGCTTGTGGAACAGCAGGTCATTGTGACCAGGGAATGAAGCTTAAGATTAAAACTGTTACTGGAAGTGCACCTTCTAATCAGGCAGATTCTTCCACGCCTAGCTCTTCTTCTGCAGCTTCTCATTGTTTTTCTACCGCATTTTTCACTTTCATTGCTGCAATTTCGACTGTACAAATGGCTCTAGTGTTCCTCTTATAA